One Elaeis guineensis isolate ETL-2024a chromosome 10, EG11, whole genome shotgun sequence genomic window carries:
- the LOC105052852 gene encoding inactive protein RESTRICTED TEV MOVEMENT 1 isoform X1, with the protein MSIINTSAPGNEFLIKLGARGNLSFGVENWDEVFNGKLRQILISHGDAINSIQVSYSTTPGERLVLAHKHGGDGDEFDCVNLESWESLTMVKGYYGPVRRNDPSVVRSLTFGTNGATYGPFGTEEGIPFCFHIPSGVSFGGFHGCSDGRYLHAIGIYIKSTARHHLGPKPERVYFGRSVHSVE; encoded by the exons ATG TCTATTATAAATACATCCGCACCCGGCAATGAGTTTCTTATTAAGCTTGGTGCCCGAGGGAATCTTTCATTTGGAGTCGAGAATTGGGATGAGGTGTTCAATGGTAAGCTCAGGCAAATTCTAATCTCACATGGAGATGCCATCAACTCCATCCAAGTGTCATACAGTACTACCCCAGGAGAGAGATTAGTTCTTGCTCATAAGCATGGGGGAGATGGAGATGAATTTGATTGC GTTAATTTAGAGTCATGGGAGAGTCTTACCATGGTGAAGGGATACTATGGGCCTGTCAGGAGAAATGATCCAAGTGTTGTACGATCACTCACTTTTGGCACCAATGGAGCCACATATGGACCCTTTGGCACCGAGGAGGGGATACCCTTTTGTTTCCATATTCCTTCTGGTGTTAGTTTTGGGGGCTTCCATGGGTGTTCGGATGGCCGTTATCTTCATGCGATTGGCATATATATCAAGTCCACGGCTAGACATCATCTTGGGCCAAAACCTGAACGAGTTTACTTTGGACGCTCTGTTCATTCGGTGGAGTAA
- the LOC105052852 gene encoding jacalin-related lectin 19 isoform X4, whose product MLGAVGDSFGPGWDEAGYGEVRKILLSHGDAINSIQVSYCTEGTSVLAHRHGGSGDKFDCINLESWETLTMVKGYYGPLAGRYENVVRSLTFGTNGGTYGPFGIQEGTPFCFNVRSGVYFGGFHGHSDDRYLLAIGIYVKPMATYHYRPKPGRSDAPPYFYSAD is encoded by the exons ATG CTTGGTGCTGTAGGGGATTCATTTGGACCTGGCTGGGATGAGGCGGGCTACGGTGAGGTCAGAAAAATCCTTCTTTCGCATGGAGACGCCATCAACTCCATCCAAGTGTCATATTGTACAGAAGGAACATCAGTTCTTGCTCATAGGCATGGAGGAAGTGGAGATAAATTTGATTGT ATTAATCTAGAGTCGTGGGAGACTCTTACCATGGTGAAGGGATATTATGGGCCACTGGCAGGAAGATATGAGAATGTTGTAAGATCGCTCACTTTTGGCACCAATGGGGGCACGTATGGACCATTTGGCATCCAGGAGGGAACACCCTTTTGTTTCAATGTTCGATCTGGTGTTTATTTTGGGGGATTCCACGGCCATTCTGATGACCgttatcttcttgcaattggtATATATGTCAAGCCCATGGCTACATATCATTACCGGCCGAAACCTGGACGGTCCGATGCGCCACCGTATTTTTATTCGGCAGATTAA
- the LOC105052852 gene encoding jacalin-related lectin 19 isoform X2 yields MSLIQNKQFLVKLGAVGDSFGPGWDEAGYGEVRKILLSHGDAINSIQVSYCTEGTSVLAHRHGGSGDKFDCINLESWETLTMVKGYYGPLAGRYENVVRSLTFGTNGGTYGPFGIQEGTPFCFNVRSGVYFGGFHGHSDDRYLLAIGIYVKPMATYHYRPKPGRSDAPPYFYSAD; encoded by the exons ATG AGTTTAATACAAAACAAGCAGTTTCTCGTGAAGCTTGGTGCTGTAGGGGATTCATTTGGACCTGGCTGGGATGAGGCGGGCTACGGTGAGGTCAGAAAAATCCTTCTTTCGCATGGAGACGCCATCAACTCCATCCAAGTGTCATATTGTACAGAAGGAACATCAGTTCTTGCTCATAGGCATGGAGGAAGTGGAGATAAATTTGATTGT ATTAATCTAGAGTCGTGGGAGACTCTTACCATGGTGAAGGGATATTATGGGCCACTGGCAGGAAGATATGAGAATGTTGTAAGATCGCTCACTTTTGGCACCAATGGGGGCACGTATGGACCATTTGGCATCCAGGAGGGAACACCCTTTTGTTTCAATGTTCGATCTGGTGTTTATTTTGGGGGATTCCACGGCCATTCTGATGACCgttatcttcttgcaattggtATATATGTCAAGCCCATGGCTACATATCATTACCGGCCGAAACCTGGACGGTCCGATGCGCCACCGTATTTTTATTCGGCAGATTAA
- the LOC105052852 gene encoding jacalin-related lectin 19 isoform X3, whose protein sequence is MFLVKLGAVGDSFGPGWDEAGYGEVRKILLSHGDAINSIQVSYCTEGTSVLAHRHGGSGDKFDCINLESWETLTMVKGYYGPLAGRYENVVRSLTFGTNGGTYGPFGIQEGTPFCFNVRSGVYFGGFHGHSDDRYLLAIGIYVKPMATYHYRPKPGRSDAPPYFYSAD, encoded by the exons ATG TTTCTCGTGAAGCTTGGTGCTGTAGGGGATTCATTTGGACCTGGCTGGGATGAGGCGGGCTACGGTGAGGTCAGAAAAATCCTTCTTTCGCATGGAGACGCCATCAACTCCATCCAAGTGTCATATTGTACAGAAGGAACATCAGTTCTTGCTCATAGGCATGGAGGAAGTGGAGATAAATTTGATTGT ATTAATCTAGAGTCGTGGGAGACTCTTACCATGGTGAAGGGATATTATGGGCCACTGGCAGGAAGATATGAGAATGTTGTAAGATCGCTCACTTTTGGCACCAATGGGGGCACGTATGGACCATTTGGCATCCAGGAGGGAACACCCTTTTGTTTCAATGTTCGATCTGGTGTTTATTTTGGGGGATTCCACGGCCATTCTGATGACCgttatcttcttgcaattggtATATATGTCAAGCCCATGGCTACATATCATTACCGGCCGAAACCTGGACGGTCCGATGCGCCACCGTATTTTTATTCGGCAGATTAA